In Hyphomicrobiales bacterium, the sequence CGCCGGCCGATGGGGTCGGGCGGCGCCGAATTGCGCGTGCTTACGGATACTTAACCTTAACGGGTTGTGATGCCGGAGAGTCCCCGCGGGTGCGCCGTTGCGCCTGCGATTCCATTGACGCCCATGAAGGCCCATGCTATCCCAAATCATCCCGTCGAAGCCGGCAGGCAAACTTCAGGTCAGGGTCCGTGTGCCGCGCGGATTTTGGCTCCCGGAGACGCCTTGCCCGCTTCGGCGGGGGGTCTTTTCGCCGCCCGCCTCGCAGCGCTGCGGCGCCTTGAAGAGCAGGCCGGGAGGCGGCGTTGACGGACCGCTTCGTCTCGAACTTCACCAACCGGCTCGACGCCAAGGGGCGTGTTTCCATTCCTTCCAGCTTCCGGGCGGTCCTGGCGAAGGACGGCTACGAGGGCCTCTATGTCCATCAGGCGCTCGATCTGCCGGCGCTGGATGCCGGCGGCAACGCGCTCAGGGCTACGATCGACGACATTCTCGCGCGCTTCTCGCCGTTCTCGGACGAATGGGAGCTGCTTTCGACGGCACTCAACGGCACCTCGGAGGTGCTGCGGGTCGATACGGAGGGGCGGATGGTGCTGAGCGAGGCGCTGAAGGCGCATGCCGGGATCGGCGACACGGTGACCTTCGTGGGGCACGGCCACAAATTCCAGATCTGGGAGCCCGAGCGCTTCCGGGCCCATCTCGACGCGGCGCGGACGCGGCTGCGCGACGTCAAGCGTGCGCTGGGCGGCCTGTCCGGTTCGGCGGGAGGGGCGGGCGCATGACGGGTCCCGCTGATCACGGCGGCGCGGCTCCCCATGTCCCGGTGCTGCTCGCCGAGGTTCTGGAGGCGCTGGCGCCGCAGCCGGGCGGGCGCTATCTCGACGGCACCTTCGGGGCTGGCGGCTACACGCGGGCCATCCTCGATGCGGCGCCGGGCGCGACCCTGCTCGGGCTCGACCGCGATCCCTCGGCGATCGCCGGCGGCGCCGACCTCGTCGCGGCGATGGCCGGGCGGCTGACGCTGTCGCAGGCCTGCTTCGGCGAGCTTGCCGAGGAGGCTGAGAATTTCAGGATGACGCCGCTCGATGGCGTCGTGCTCGACATCGGCGTCTCGTCGATGCAGATCGACCAGGCGGAGCGCGGGTTTTCGTTCCGCTTCGACGGGCCGCTCGACATGCGCATGAGCGGGCAGGGGCAGAGCGCGGCCGATATCGTCAACGAGGCCGAGGAAGCTCTCCTCGCCAACATTTTCTACCATTACGGCGAGGAACGCCGCTCGCGCGCCGTGGCACGGGCCGTCGTCGAGGCGCGCCGCAAGGCGCCGCTCGCCACCACCAAGCAGCTCGCCGATCTCGTCGCCGGCATCGTGCGCGGCGAGCCGGGCGGGGCGCATCCGGCGACGCGCGTCTTCCAGGCGCTGCGCATCGCCGTCAATGACGAGCTCGGAGAGCTGGTCAGGGCGCTGCATGCGGCCGAGGCCGTGCTGAAGCCCAGCGGGCGGCTCGTCGTCGTGACCTTCCATTCGCTGGAAGACCGCATCGTCAAGCAGTTCTTTGCCGAACGTTCCGGCCGTGTGCCGGCCGGTTCGCGTCACGCTCCTGCCGTATCGGCGGCGCAGCCGACCTTCCGGCTGATCAGCAAGGGTGCGGTCGGGCCGTCAGAGGCGGAGATGCGCGCCAATCCGCGGGCGCGTTCCGCCAAGCTGCGTGCCGCCGCGCGCAACGAAGCCCCGGCGCGCGCCGCCGAAGCCGGCCTCGTCGCGCTTTCGACCGTTCCCGACCCGCAGCCGCGCCGGAGATCCTGAGCGTGATCAAGCTCCTGCATGTCATCGCCATCGGCGCGCTGGTCTCCTCGGCGGTCTATGCCTATTCGATCAAATACGAGACGACGCTGGCGGCCGAGCATCTCCAGAAGCTCAAGGCCAAGACCCAGCGCGAGCGCGACGCGATCCAGGTGCTCAAGGCCGAGTGGCAGTTCCTGAACCGGCCCGACCGGGTTCAGGCCCTGGCCGAACGCCATCTCGATCTTCAGCCTTTCGTCGTGACGCAGGTGGTGAAGGTGTCCGAGATCCCCAACCGCGGCCCGAAGGTCGATACCATCGGCCGCAAGCTCGAGGATCTCGGTCTCGGCCTGCCCACCGAGACGCCCCGGAGCACCACCAAGGCGAGCGCGACGACGCCTGGAGCCAAGCCATGACCGAGCAGACTCAGACCAAGGCGCCGATGGAGCCGCAGGGCGAGGCGACCGAGACGGCCGAGAGCGTGGTCAAGCGCGGGCGCCTGGCCTGGCTGCGCGACGTCTTCCGCATGAGCGGCGAGAAGAGTCAGCCGCGCGTCGGCCTGGTGATCCTCGGCTTCTCGGCGCTGTTCATCGCCATCACCGGCCGGCTCGCCCTGCTGGCGGCGCTGCCGAACGAGCAGGTCGGCCTGCGCCGCGCCACCTCCAATGCGATTTCCGCCGCCCGGCCTGACATCACCGACCGCAACGGCGAGGTGATGGCGACCGATATCCGCACGGTCTCGGTCTTCGCCGAACCGCGCAAGATCCTCGACAAGGACGAGGCGACCGAGCTGCTGACGGCGGTTCTGCCGGACCTCGACGCCAAGGACCTGCGCGAGAAGCTCGGCACCAAGAAGGGCTTCGTCTGGGTCAAGCGCGAGATCACGCCACGCCAGCAGGCCGAGGTGCACCGGCTCGGCATCCCCGGCGTCGGCTTCGTGCCGGAGAACAAGCGCGTCTATCCGAACGGCACGGCGGCGGCGCATGTGCTCGGCTTCGCCAATATCGACAATGTCGGCATCGCCGGCATCGAGAAATACATCGACTCGCAGGGGCTGCAGGATCTGAATGGCGCCGGGCTCGCGACCGAGGCGTCCGACCTCAAACCCGTCCAGCTCTCGATCGACCTGCGCGTCCAGCACCTGCTGCGCGA encodes:
- the mraZ gene encoding Transcriptional regulator MraZ: MTDRFVSNFTNRLDAKGRVSIPSSFRAVLAKDGYEGLYVHQALDLPALDAGGNALRATIDDILARFSPFSDEWELLSTALNGTSEVLRVDTEGRMVLSEALKAHAGIGDTVTFVGHGHKFQIWEPERFRAHLDAARTRLRDVKRALGGLSGSAGGAGA
- the rsmH gene encoding 16S rRNA m(4)C1402 methyltransferase, with the translated sequence MTGPADHGGAAPHVPVLLAEVLEALAPQPGGRYLDGTFGAGGYTRAILDAAPGATLLGLDRDPSAIAGGADLVAAMAGRLTLSQACFGELAEEAENFRMTPLDGVVLDIGVSSMQIDQAERGFSFRFDGPLDMRMSGQGQSAADIVNEAEEALLANIFYHYGEERRSRAVARAVVEARRKAPLATTKQLADLVAGIVRGEPGGAHPATRVFQALRIAVNDELGELVRALHAAEAVLKPSGRLVVVTFHSLEDRIVKQFFAERSGRVPAGSRHAPAVSAAQPTFRLISKGAVGPSEAEMRANPRARSAKLRAAARNEAPARAAEAGLVALSTVPDPQPRRRS
- a CDS encoding conserved hypothetical protein (Evidence 4 : Unknown function but conserved in other organisms); translation: MIKLLHVIAIGALVSSAVYAYSIKYETTLAAEHLQKLKAKTQRERDAIQVLKAEWQFLNRPDRVQALAERHLDLQPFVVTQVVKVSEIPNRGPKVDTIGRKLEDLGLGLPTETPRSTTKASATTPGAKP